ATGGCATCGGCAAACTGGACCGGCGGGCACTGGTGGCCCGGTTCGGCGGCTGAAGGGGACATTCCGGTTGCGGCGCGCAGGCATGATGGAACACATGCGCCAAGAGGTCACCTCAATCGAAGAGCTGCGTGCCATCGTCGGACACCCCAACAAATACGTCGCCAACAAGGTCACCGCGCGGCTGTCTGAAGTACAGCAGGACTGGCTGGCCGCCTCACCGCTGTGTTTCGTGGCCACCACCGACGCCGAGGGGCGCGTCGACGTCTCGCCGAAAGGTGACCCGGCCGGATTCACCCGCGTCATCGACGACACCACGATCGCCATTCCCGAGCGCCCCGGCAACAAACGCGTCGACGGCTACCTCAACGTCCTTCAGCAACCCCACGTCGGCACGGTGTTCCTCATTCCCGGTCGCGGCGATACGTTGCGGATCAACGGTACGGCCCGAATCCTCTCCGACGCCGAGTATTTCGACGATATGGCGGTGAACGGCAAACGCCCGATCCTGGCCTTGGAGATCAGCATCGAAGAGGTTTTCTTCCACTGCGCCAAGGCATTTCTGCGATCCGATGCGTGGAAACCCGAGACGTGGAATCCGTCCGCGGTGCCGTCGGTCGCGCAATTGGTCAAGGCGTTCAAGCCGGACATGAGCGACAAAGAACTCGACGCGTACTACGCCGAGGACAACATCCGCAAGGTCCTCTACTGACCCGGTTTCACCGTCACTGTGCAGCGTCGGCCGCAATTCGGCGTGATTTTCACCGCTGGTGAACAACCGGCGCCGCGATTGCACACTCGATGAATGACCGGCCGTTGGCGGCCACCAGGTGATGGCAAAGACGACACGTGATCTCACCGAGGTCAGCGTTCACCTGCAATGACGTGTCGAACACCGTCGACGTGCTCATTTGTGACAAATGAATCAGGTGTCTCAAATTGCGGAGAAATCCTCCGACGCGGCCACGATTTCGCCTCCTCGGCAGGCGATCTGTGGTGGCGCGACAAGAGTTCCGGCTGCACGCTGGAACCAAGTACTTCCGCGACACGGTAGGCTTCGCAACAAAAACATTCACCGACATCGGAGGAAGCTGCGTGGGAAAAATCGTGACGGTCGACTACATCGACGACCTCGACGGGGTGCCGATCGATGAGAAAGATGTTGACACGGTCGAATTCTCGTATCGCGGCGAGGACTACACGCTTGTCCTGACCACCAAGAACGGCGCCCAGTTCAACAAGGACATCGCCCGCTACATCAAGGCCGCAAAGAAAGCGAAGGCCAACGACGGCCGTATCGCGCGCAAGACGGTTCGCAACCGGAAACCCGCCGAAGGCAAGGCCGCACCGAAGCGCAAGGCCGCCGCACGCAAGGCCGCGACGCCGAAGGTATCGGCAACAGAGCGCAGTCGTGCGATCCGCGAATGGGCTCGGGCCAACGGTCACAGCGTCTCCGAACGCGGACGGCTTTCCACCGAGATCATCGCGGCCTACGAAGCTGCACATTGAGACAGCCCCAAGCCTGATCCCGTCAATCGGACGGTGGTTTGACCAGGATCGCGCGCGTGTAGAGCAGCTGGAAGCCGCGGCGCTGCACATTGTGCTGTGACATCGATCCCGGTGCCGTGGTGACCACCGCGAGATCACACCCTGCCGCCGCGGCGTCGGCGAGGCGGGCCCGCAACAATGCGGACTGCACGCCACGGCGCCGATACGCCGGTGCGGTTGCCGCGCCCGTCAACTGCGCGATCCTGTCGGTGAACCGCACGCTGCCGCCGCCGGCGACCGTGCCGTCGCACAATGCGATATAGGGTGTCGCCCCGGCCTTTTCGAAATCCCGCTCGGCACGTTCGATGACGTCGCGGGGAAATTCCTCGTGACTGGGCACACCTTCGGCGTCGGGATGGGCGAAACCGTCCACGACGACGTCGACCCATGCGGCGAGATCTTCGGCCCGGTGGACCTCGATGCCGGCGGGCAGGTCCGAGGACTCGTCGGCGCTGACCGGGCGGCCCAGCACGTTCTCGAACCCTGCCAACCGGTAGCCACGCTCGGTCAGCAGTTCGGCGATCTCCGGGTCGGCGAGGTTTGACAGCTCAACCTGGGTCGCGGAGCCACGCGCCGCGAGTGCGCGCTCCACCTCACCGAGCACCGCCTCGTCCGGGACGCCCTTGAAACCGAGGCCCACCACCTTGTTCATGGGCGACCCCGGTTCGACGAAGCACGCGAAGCCGCCTGCGACGGGCAGGACGAGGCCCTCGGCGCCACGACTGCGCGCCGCCTCCGTCGCGGCGGTGATCAGTTGCGCCTCGGCACGTTCGATACGACCGGCCAACTCGATCCCGCAGAACAATTGCTCGTCAACCACGACCGGTATTGTGCCCGACCGCACCGTCAGCGAAACGTCACACCCCGCGTCCTGGCGTGCCAATAGGCTGTGCGCATGCAGATCGGGCGACGCGAAGTGGTGGCGGTGACCGTCGCGATCCTGCTGGTGACGGCTGCCTTCGCAGTACCGCACCTCGACCTCGGCATCGTCACGCCGCTGATCAACAGCACCCCGGCACAGATCTACAGTTTTGCCGACACCGCACCGATTTTCGGGTGGTGGAACGCCCATGTCGGATGGGGCACCATACCGGCAATCCTGATCGGCGCGTCCGCGGTGTGGTGGGGCCCTGGGGTGGCCCGGCGTCTGCCGTGGCGCGCAGTGCCCCTGGCCGCGTGGGCCACCGCGGCGTTGTGGGCGTTCTCCCTTGCCATGGTCGACGGTTGGCAGCGTGGGTTCGCCGGCAGGCTGACCGCACGCCATGAATACCTGCGCCAGGTGCCGACGATCACCGATATTCCCGAGGCGCTGCGCACTTTTTCCAGCAGAATCCTCGATTACCAGCCAGATTCATGGATCACCCATGTGTCCGGCCACCCGCCGGGCGCCCTTCTGACGTTCGTATGGTTGGACCGCATCGGCCTCGGTGGTGGCGCTTGGGCCGGATTCCTGTGCCTGCTGGTCGGTTCGAGTGCCGCCGCCGCGATCGTGGTCGCCGTGCGAGCCGTCTCGGGCGATGCCACCGCGCGCCTGGCCGCGCCGTTCGTCGCCGTGGCGCCGACCGCAATCTGGATCGCCGTGTCGGCCGACGGGTACTTCGCCGGCGTCGCAGCCTGGGGGCTGGCCTTGTTGGCAGTTGCGGTCGGTGGCCGAACCCGCTGGTCCCGGGTGATCGCCGTGGCATCCGGTCTGCTGCTGGGCTGGGGCATCTTCTTGAACTACGGCCTGGTGCTGGCCGCGTTGATCGCGTTGGCGGTGCTGATCACCGCGACGGATTGGCGCGTGGCGCTTCGGGCGGCCATTCCGGCCGTCCTCGCGGCGCTGGCCGTGGTGGCGGCGTTCGTCCTTGCCGGATTCTGGTGGTTCGACGGTTACACCCTGGTGCAGGAACGCTATTGGCAGGGCATCGCCGCCAACCGGCCGTTCCAGTACTGGTCGTGGGCGAATCTCGCGTCGGTGGTGTGCGCGATCGGCTTGGGCAGCGTCGCCGGGATCAGCCGGGTGTTCGACATCGCCGCGGTCCGACGCAATCCGGGACTGCCCATGCTGGTGATCGGTGCGCTGCTGGCCATCACGTTCGCTGACCTGAGCATGCTGAGCAAGGCCGAGACCGAACGCATCTGGTTGCCGTTCACGGTGTGGCTGACCGCCGCGGGCGCGTTGCTGCCGCCGCAGTCACACCGATGGTGGCTGGGGCTCAACGTCGTCGGTGCGCTCGTGCTCAATCACGTCATCCTCACCAACTGGTAACGCTTGCCGGGATCCCCGGCCCGACAACGCCTTCAGCGTGACATACGCGGGAACACACAGCCACACCGCGGCGAGCGACCACCACAGCCCGCGTACATAGTCGCGGTCGAGCACGGTCGCGTTGTCCGGCCGCAAACCGGGCTTGCCGTACACCGGTATCGCGAGCAGCACCAGGACCGCGCTGCACAGGGCCGCCAGCGCGACCGGGGACTGCCAGCGTGGCGGGAGCACACGGCCACTGCTCCACCCCAGTGCCGCACAGGCCGGCGCGAACACCAGATCGTGCACGAGCACCGCGACCAGTGCCCACACCACTATCCGCGTGAGGATCACCGGAGGGTTCTCCCACAACAGCACCGCCCCGTAGCCGCCGATGACGACACCGAGGGCGGCCAGGACGACGCGTGTCACGACACCACCTCGATACGGGAGAGCCATTTCGTCTGCAGCACACCCGGCCGGGTCGGGGCGATCAACCGGCACGGGTAGCCGTGGTCGAGGTCCAGGGTTTCCCCGTTGAGCCGCAACGCGATCAGCGTCTTGGGGTCGCGCGCATGCCGCGCGGGCAGGACCGTGCGCGAGTACGGACCGGGAGGTTCCAGCGAGATCATCCGCACGTCCGAGTCCGGCGTACCACCCACCGCGGCGACGAGATCGGCCAGCACCACCCCGGTCCACTCGGCGTCGACACTCCATCCTTCGACACACGCGATGGGCAACCGGTGCGTGTGCTGTGACATGGCGTGCAGTTCGTCGAGCGTGAATGTGCGCGTGGTCGCGCCGTGCGTCACCGTCAAGCGGTACTGCGGCGAACGTGCGGTGCGCAGCACCCCGGCCGCGACAGCCGACCGGTTCACCGGAACACCCTGCGGCCCTCGGCCGGAACGCGGGGCCAGGACCGAAACCCCGCGCAGCGCCGGTACGGTCTGTCCCGCGGTGGCGACCGTGGCGACCGCCACCGCGAGCCACGTGCCGCGCAGAACCGTGCGACGGCTGAGCCCGTCAGGCAGGTCACCCGACGACTGGTCGAGCGGTTCACCGAGGGCCCGCCGGATGACCGGGAGTTTCACGGCGATGTGCACCAGCACCGCACCAGCGGCCACATAAGACATCGCGTAATGCGATGTCGTGAAGAAGAATTCGAATGCGTACCACTGGGCGATGTTCATGATCCCGGTGGACAACTGGAACAGCAAGGCGCCCACCAAGACCAGGATCGAGGCCCGCTCGAGTTGGCGGACCGGTCCGCCGATCACGGGCCGCTCGAAAAGCTTGGGCCACACCGACCACAGCTTCACCACGATCAGCGGGATCGCGGCGATGCCGGAGATGATGTGCAGACCCTGTGTGGCCCGGTAGAGCCACACCGGGCGGGTCGGCCAGAAGAACCACGGCTGCGGGTGCTGGATGAAATGGCTGATCAATCCGGTGACGAAACACACCGTGACCGCGATGCCCAGAACCAGGCCGACCCTCGCAGTGATCGCGGTGCCGCGTAACCGGTTGGGCGTTTCTGCCCCTGCGGGCCTGCTCATGCCGCCACCAGGCTCGCCACGGCCCGGTCACCGATCGAATGCACGGTGCGCAACGCCAAACCCACATCGGCGGCGATCCGGCCCGCACAGTCCAACCCCACCCATGCCCAGCGAAACCACGGACCGACGGCGTGCGCCGACTCCAAACGCACCCAGTTCGTCTCGACTCCTTCGACATCCGTGTCGAACTCGGCCAGACATTCACCGCCGCGGCGCAACAGTTCCCCGGCCCGCTGCAGTACTCGCCAGGGGTCACCGCCCAATCCGACGTTGCCGTCGGCCAGCAGCGCGGTGTGCCATCGCCCGGTTCCCGGCAGGGGCCCGAACAGATCCCGGCACAGGACGGGAACCCCACTGCTGCGGGCAATCTCGACAGCGGTCATCGACTGGTCGACACCAAGGGCCGGAACGCCGCGCCGCACCAGTCCGGCGACCAGACGTCCTGGGCCGCAACCGAGGTCGATGGTCGGCCCCGAACACAGGTTCACCAGCGTGCGATCGAACCGGCGGTCGGAACGCGATCCGCCCAGCCAGCGGCGCACCGGTAACCGCTGCACACGCCCGTCGGAATCTCGGATCCAGCAGCGCTCGCCGTCGAGCGCCCGGTCGTACAGATGCCCGTGCACGCGTCACACCCCGTGGGTGATGCAGGCGAATCGGCTGTCCGGCGGGCACGCGCGCCGGACCCCATCGATGTCGGCGACCGTGTCCACATCGGCCAGCTCGGGCAGCAGGCGCACCGTCAGCCCGATGTCCCGCAACGCCGCCAGGGTCAGCTCCCCCGTCTGCGGGCGTGACATCGGGACGGCGTGCAGGCACGCGGCTGCCGCGGCGTCGTGGACCCCCAGCACCCACCAGCCACCGTCGCAGGCCATGCCGAGAACCGCATCGGCACCCAACAGCGCACGCCCGCAGTCGGCGAGCAGGGCCGCGCTGACCTGTGGGGTGTCCATCCCGATCTGCAGCACCGGCAGCCCCGATCGCGCAGCGTCGCCATGTGCGTGGACCAGACGCTCGGCGAAGCCGTCCCCGCGTTGCGCCACGACAGTGAAATCCGCCAGCCGATCGGCGATTTCGCGGCCATGGCATGCGTCGTCGAGATTTCCGGTCAACGCGACGACGCGCTGCGCCACGGGTGCGGCGGCCACCGCGTCGAGCGTATCGAGCAGAGCGGCCGCGGCGATGTCGGCGGCGGCGTCGGGACCGACCCCGGCGGCCAGACGGGTTTTCGCGAGCCCGGGCACGGGCGCCTTCGCGACCACCAGCACCGTGACCGCAAGCATCAGAGCACCCGCCAGAAATCGACCGCCGCGATGAGGCTGCCGCGCAGCGACCCACTGACCTTCGACCTGCCCCCGGTGCGCGGACCGTACGCCACATCATGTTCCACCACGCGCCATCCGGACCGAGCCGCGCGGACCAGCAGTTCCAGCGGATACCCCGACCTGCGGTCGGTCACCCCGAGATCCAGCAGCGCCGCACGGCGCACCACCCGCATCGGGGCGATGTCATGGACCGGCAGCCCGTACCGGTGCCGCAGCCGCCAGCACACCGCTGCCGTTCCCAGCCGGGCATGCCACGGCCAGCGCAGTCCGCGGACCGGCCTACGACGGCCGATCACCATGTCGGCGCCATTCTCGAGGTCGGCCACCAATGCCGGCAGTGCGGCCGGATCGAGGGAACCGTCGCCGTCGAGCACCGCCACCACCGGCGTCCGCGCCGCGACCACCCCGGCGTGCACCGCGGATCCGTAACCCGGCCTTGGTTCGTGCACCACCCGGGCGCCGTGTGCCCGCGCCACGTCCGCGGTGCGGTCGGTGCTGTTGTTGTCGACCACAAGTGCCTGATAGCCGGGCGGAATGGCGGCCAACACCGAGGGCAGGGACTGCTCCTCGTTGAGGCAGGGCAGCACCACCGTCACTGCAGCTGGTTCGGTGGCCACGTACGCGACGTTAGGACCCGACACCCGTCGAGCACCATGGGCAATCCATGACGAATTCGTGACGCAGGCGCTGGTAGTGGCCGTGCGGCACTAATCTCGGAAACTGTGCCCCGTGTCCTGATCGCCGACGACGACACCGTCGTCCGCGATGTCGTCCGCCGCTATCTGGAACGGGACGGACTCGACGTGACCATCGCCCACGACGGCTCGGAGGCGCTGCGGCTACTGGAGACCGAACAACTCGACGTCGCGGTGCTCGACGTGATGATGCCCGGCCCGGACGGCTTGTCCCTGTGCCGCGAACTACGCAAAGACGGTGACTATCGGCTACCGGTGATCCTGCTGACCGCGCTCGGCGAGGAGGACGACCGCATCGCGGGCCTGGAAGCCGGTGCCGACGACTACTTGACCAAACCGTTCAGCCCGCGTGAGCTGGCGCTGCGTGTGCGATCGGTGCTGCGCCGCACCTCCGGGCTGCCGTCGCCCGCGCCCGCCGAACTCTCCGTCGGCGCGCTGCGCGTGTCGACGGCGTCACGCGCGGTCACGGTGTCCGGGCGCCAGGTCAACCTCACCAACCGCGAGTTCGATCTGCTGGTGTTCTTCCTGACCCACACCGACACCGTGTTCTCCCGCGAGGATCTGCTCAAGCGGGTGTGGCGGTGGGACTTCGGCGATCTTTCCACCGTCACCGTCCACGTCAAGCGGCTGCGGTCGAAGCTCGGCGCGCACCACCGGGTGCAGACGGTGTGGGGGCGCGGCTACCTCTGGAGCGGCAGCGAAGATCAGAGGACACCATGACCGACCTGTGGCAGATCGCCGGATGGGCACTGGCCTGCTCGGTTCCGGTGGTGCTCGCGGGCGCACTGGTGATCAGGCTGGCGCGGTCGTGGTCGCTCGCGGTCAGCATGGTGGCCCTCGTGCTCATCCCGGTGCTCGCGACGTTCACGGGTGTGATCGGCGCGAGCGGATTCATGATCACCGCGACGTTCGAACGCATCGCCGTGGTGCTCGTGATCGTGTCCGTCGTGACGATCCCGGCCGCGATCATGCTGGCGCGCTATCAGGCTCGACGCACCGTGTGGGAACAGGAGATCCGCGACGCCGAACGCGCCGCCGAGCACTCACGACGTCAGCTCGTCGCGTTCGTCAGCCACGATCTGCGGACCCCGCTCGCCGGGATCCGTGCCGTCGCCGAGGCCATCGCCGACGGTGTGGTCACCGACGACGAGGTCCGGGTGCACGCCAAACAGATCGAGCAGGAATCGATCCGGCTCGCCGAGATGGTCGACGACCTGTTCGAGATGTCGAAGATCAACGCGGGCGCCATCGCGCCCACCCGCGACAACGTGGCGCTCGACGAGGTGGTCGACGATGTGCTGTCCGCGCACCGCCTGCCCGCGCAACGCGCCGGGGTGACACTGCGGTGCGAGTTGCCCGCCGGCCCAGTGCGGGTGATCGGCAGCGACCGCGCGCTGCTGCGGGTGCTGTCGAACCTCGTCGCCAACGCGATCGCCCACACCCCCGACGGCGGAAGTGTCACCCTCGCGGTGGGTTCCGACGCCGACGGCGCGTGGATCCGTGTCGACGACACCGGTGTCGGAATCGACGAGGCGGATCTTCCCAAGGTGTTCGACGTCGCCTACCGCGGCTCCAACGGCCGTGTGCCACGGGCTGATTCGTCGCTGCCGAGCGGTTCGGGGCTCGGACTGGCGATCGCCGCGGGCCTGGTGGCCGCCCACGGCGGATCACTGGAGGCACGCAACCTCGAGACCGGCGCGCGATTCGAGGTGCGCCTACCGACGGCCTGACGCAAGGTGAGCCGCCGCAACGTCAGTCCGGCAGCGAGTTGCTCAGCCGTTCGGTCGCGGCCAGGTAGTCCTCGATGAACTCGCGCACCACCTCCTTGGCGGGCTTGACCTTGTTCATCAGGCCCACACCTTGGCCGACGAAGTACGTCGCCAGAGCCTGCGCACCCGGATGCCCTTGAGCGGCAAGGACATCGATGCGGCGGATGACCGGCTCGGCGAGCATGTTCTGCAGCGGGAGCGGCAGCGGCCGACGACCGCCCTGGTTCGGCAGCCACGCGTCCGTCCACTCCGATCTGAGCTGGCGCGCGGGCTTTCCGGTGCGCCCGGCCGAACGCACGGTGTCGCGTGACGTCGCGGCGAGCATCTTCTGCACGGTGTGCGGAGCGGTCTCGGCCTCCTCTGTGGTGAGCCACACCGAACCCGTCCACGCACCCGCGGCACCCATGGCGACGGCGGCGGCCATCTGCCGTCCCGTCACGATGCCGCCCGCGGCCAGCACCGGGATGTCGCTGCCCACCTCCGCCAGGGTGTCGAGCACCTCGGGTACCAGCACCAACGTCGACACCTCACCGCAGTGGCCACCGGCCTCGGTGCCCTGCGCGATGATCAGGTCCACGCCGGCCCGCACCTGCTTGAGTGCGTGCTCGCGCGCGCCGACCAGCGCCGCCACCGGGACACCGCGCTCGCGACCCGCCTCGATCATGTAGTCCGGCGGGACACCAAGGGCGTTGGCGACCAGCTTGATCGGGTGGCTCAACGCCACGTCGAGAAGTTCACGGCCGGTGTCGCCGGACAGCGACGAACCGCCCAGCCGCTGCGTGGCCTCCGGTTCGATGCCGTGCTCGGCAAGAAGTGCGGCGACGAACTCGCGGTACTCGGCCGGGATCCGGTCCTTGAGTTGCTCGCGGGTCAGGTTCTCGCCCTTGCCCTCGAACTTGGCGGGCACGATGATGTCGGCGCCGTAGGGCCTGCCGCCAACCTGCTGGTCGATCCAGGACAGCTCCCGGTCCAGCTGCTCGGGGGTGTAGGCGGTGGCCCCGAGCACGCCGAAGCCGCCTGCGTTGGTCACCGCGGCCACCACGTCGCGGCAGTGGCTGAACGCAAAGAGCGGGAAGTCGATACCGAACTGTTCGCAGATCGCGGGTTTCACCCCGTCAGTATCGACCGTATTCGTCCATCAAGAACGCGAGTACGCGTCGCCTCCTTCAGCGCCGTCGTCCTTCAGCGCCGTCGTCGCGGAGCCGGCGGCCGAGTGGATGCCAGGTTTCGCTGGATCGCAACACTCGCCGTGAGCAGGAGCTTGGCGATGTCGTCCACCCGGTGGATGAGCCGGGAGGTGGGCCCGGACACGTTGATGACGGCAAGCAGAGTGTCGTTGCGGTCGCGGACCGGGGTGCTCACCGAGGTCAGTCCGATCTCAAGCTCCTCGCTTGCGACCGCGTAGCCCCTGCCGCGTTCGACGCGAAGCCGGGTGAGCAGTTCATCGAGATCAGCCGGCGCTTCCAGCGTGGAGGTCGGAGCTTTCAGATCGTCGGCGGTGAGATCGGCCACCAAGGCGTCGTCGCTGTCGAACAGCAACGCCCGTCCGGAAGCGGAGCAGTGCATCGGTGAGCTGCGTCCAACCCACCCGCCCGCTCGCAGCGACTGGTGCGACTCTTCCCGCAAGACCGTCAAAGACCTGTTGCCCTGTTGCACGGACAGCAATGCAACTTCACTGGTCCGCGCGACCAGCGTCTGCAGAACCGGACGAGCGGCCCGCAGCAAAGGGGTGTCCCCCGCGCCCGCGGCGAGTACCAGCAGCGGCCATCCCAATCGGTAGGCCTTCGACTCTGCGTTCTGCTCGACGAGTCCGCCCCTTTCCAGGGCCTTGAGCATCCGGGAAACCTGGCTGCGTTCACGTCCGACGGTGCGGGCGAGATCACTGACGGTGTGCTCGACGTTGGGTCCGTCACCGCGTCCGAACGCGCGTAACAGTGCCGCCACCCGTTCTGGGCCCGAGTCGCTCACGTGGCTCCTTCTGTTGCTCTCACAACAACAGCATTGCCGGCGGAAATCCGAAATACCGCAGATACGCAAGAAACGTGTTGCTGCTACAGCACGAATCGTATTCATCGGTGCCCGGGCTGCCTAACGTCTTCGCGCACGGGCCGCAGAGATTGTGGGCCGAATCACTCGCAAGGCCACTCGGAAGGTGTCGAACTCAATGCCCTCAACCAAGATCACCCCGGAGGCGGATCAGCCGCTCTACGGGCAGCAGACAACCTTGTCGCTCGCGAATTTCACCGCCCCGGGCCGCACGTTGGCCGACGTACCGGCATTTGTGCGCAACTATGCCCTGGTGAAACTCGCCGCCGCACGGGCGAACCATTCACTCGGCGTGCTCGACTCCGCACAGCGTGACGGCATCGTCGCGGCGTGCGAGGAAGTCGCAGCCGGGCACCATGCGGACCAGTTCCCGTCGGCGCTGCTTCTCGGCGGCGGCGGCACGACCACGAATATGAACGTCAACGAGGTCATCGCGGCCCGCGCCAGTCAGCTCGCCGGCGTGGCGGTTCATGCCAACGATCACGTCAACGCTTCGCAGTCGACCAACGACACCTACCCGACGGCCATGGCACTGACAGTGTTCGACCTGGTCGAGCATCCTGTGCAAGCGCTCGGCGAACTGGCCCGCGCGCTTGAGGACAAGGCCGCCGAATTCGACGCCACACCACATTTGGGACGCACATGCCTTCGAGATGCGGTCAGCCTCACTGCGGGCCAATCGCATCGGTCACAAGCCGCGGCGATTCGCCGCACCTGCGAGGATCTTCGCTCGTCGGTCGCAGCGATGAGCTCGGTACCGCTGGGAGCGACCGCGATCGGAACGGGCGTTGGCGCCCCCGACGGCTACCAGGAGCTCGCGATCGGTGAACTCGCCTCGCTCACCGGCCGGGACCTGCGACCCGCGGTGGATCCTTTCGACGCGCTCGCGCACCTGGACCCGTACGCGGCGGTGGCCGCCGCAGGGGCCCGGACCGGACTGACGATGGCCAAGGTGGCCGCCGACGTCCGGTTGCTTTCGTCGGGCCCGGCGGGTGGCTTCGGCGATCTGAACATCCCTGCGGTACAGGCTGGTTCGTCGATCATGCCGGCGAAGGTCAACCCCGCGATACCCGAGTATGTGATGCAACTGAGCTATCGCATCCGCGGCGCGGCCCACACGGTCGAATTCGCCGTCGCCGCAGGCGAACTCGAGCTCAACGTGATGGAGCCGGTGATCATCGACGCCCTGATCACAATCTTCGGCGATCTCGCTGCCGCGGCAACATGTTTCGCTCGCCGCTGCGTCACGGGCATCAGCTGGGACGGTCACCGCCGGGAGGAAAACCTCGCCGCGGCCCTCGACAGCTGGGTGACGCTCGCCGCCACGAGGGGGTATGACGCCACCACGACCCAGTACCGCAACAACAACCTGTCCGCCACCGGCCGGAATGGAGACGGACATGTCTGACGTTGCAGCGCAATCAATTCAGCACGTCGACTACGAGGATGCCCCACTCACCAAATTCCAGATCCGAGTGACGATCGCGGGCACCGGTGGACAGTTCAGCGATGGCTTCATCCTCGGAATCATCGGGATCGTGATCACCGCTTCAACCAATACTCTCGGTCTGACCCCACTGTGGGTCGGACTCCTGGGCGCCGCGTCCCTGGCCGGGCTGTTCCTCGGCGCCGTCGTCACCGGTCCGATCGCAGACCGCTTCGGCCGCCGACACATCTTCGCCTGGGACATGCTCGCCTTCGCCGCCTTGTCCGGACTCCAATTCTTCATCGAGTCGCCATCGCAACTGCTGGTGCTGCGCCTGCTGATCGGTGTGGTGCTCGGCGCCGACTACGTGGTCAGCAAATCCCTGGTCACCGAGCACGCACCCCGTAGGTTCCGGGGCAGACTGATGAGCATCCTCGCGGTCGCCTGGGCCGCCGGTTACGTCGCCGCCTACCTCGTCGGTTTCCTGCTGACCAGCCTCGAAGGCGAATCGTGGCGATACATGCTCGCCGCAAGCGCGGTGCCCGCCCTACTGATCCTCGGGTTCCGCCTCGGCGTCCCCGAGTCACCCCTGTGGCTCAGCCGGCACGGACGGACCGAGGAGGCCGCAGCCGTCGTCTCGCGCCATCTCGGTGCTGATGTCCGCCCGCCCTCGATCGAGCCGAACCCAGCACGACGCAACATCGCCGCCCTGTTCACGCCGAAATACCGCAAGCGCACCATGGTGGGAGCCCTGTTCTACATCTGCCAAGTCATCCCATTCTTCGCGCTCGGGACGTTCTCCCCTCAGGTGATGGAGTCTCTCGGTGTTACCAGCAAACTTGGCGCCGGCGCGGCCTACAACATCTTCCTGCTCGCAGGCGCTGTGCTCGGGCTGTTGGTGATCGACCGGATCTCGCGGCGCGCGTTCCTGATCGGAACATTCTTCGTGGGGGCCGCCCTGCTGGCCGCGCTCGTCGTATTCTCCGACACCAGCTCAGCGGTCAAGGTTGCCCTGTTCGCCCTGTTCGCTCTCGTCCTCGCGGCCGCGGTCAACCTCGAATTCGTCTACCCACCAGAGCTGTTCCCCACGGATCTACGTGCCTCGGGAGTGGGGATCGCCGTCGCAGCCAGTCGGATCGGATCAGCCGCCAGCACCTTTCTGCTGCCCGTCGTCGTCGCGCAGTACAACGTCAACGCCGCGCTCATCGGCTGTGTCGTCGTCTTGGCGATCGGCGGATTCGCCTGCTGGGCATGGGCGCCTGAGACCCGCAACGAGTCACTCAACGACGTCGACGGCGACCACTAGGTCATACCTGTGGTCGACAAAAAGTGTTCGAGCTCGGC
This genomic window from Mycolicibacterium goodii contains:
- a CDS encoding pyridoxamine 5'-phosphate oxidase family protein, with protein sequence MRQEVTSIEELRAIVGHPNKYVANKVTARLSEVQQDWLAASPLCFVATTDAEGRVDVSPKGDPAGFTRVIDDTTIAIPERPGNKRVDGYLNVLQQPHVGTVFLIPGRGDTLRINGTARILSDAEYFDDMAVNGKRPILALEISIEEVFFHCAKAFLRSDAWKPETWNPSAVPSVAQLVKAFKPDMSDKELDAYYAEDNIRKVLY
- a CDS encoding histone-like nucleoid-structuring protein Lsr2, coding for MARQEFRLHAGTKYFRDTVGFATKTFTDIGGSCVGKIVTVDYIDDLDGVPIDEKDVDTVEFSYRGEDYTLVLTTKNGAQFNKDIARYIKAAKKAKANDGRIARKTVRNRKPAEGKAAPKRKAAARKAATPKVSATERSRAIREWARANGHSVSERGRLSTEIIAAYEAAH
- a CDS encoding GNAT family N-acetyltransferase, with amino-acid sequence MVDEQLFCGIELAGRIERAEAQLITAATEAARSRGAEGLVLPVAGGFACFVEPGSPMNKVVGLGFKGVPDEAVLGEVERALAARGSATQVELSNLADPEIAELLTERGYRLAGFENVLGRPVSADESSDLPAGIEVHRAEDLAAWVDVVVDGFAHPDAEGVPSHEEFPRDVIERAERDFEKAGATPYIALCDGTVAGGGSVRFTDRIAQLTGAATAPAYRRRGVQSALLRARLADAAAAGCDLAVVTTAPGSMSQHNVQRRGFQLLYTRAILVKPPSD
- a CDS encoding molybdopterin-dependent oxidoreductase; translation: MSRPAGAETPNRLRGTAITARVGLVLGIAVTVCFVTGLISHFIQHPQPWFFWPTRPVWLYRATQGLHIISGIAAIPLIVVKLWSVWPKLFERPVIGGPVRQLERASILVLVGALLFQLSTGIMNIAQWYAFEFFFTTSHYAMSYVAAGAVLVHIAVKLPVIRRALGEPLDQSSGDLPDGLSRRTVLRGTWLAVAVATVATAGQTVPALRGVSVLAPRSGRGPQGVPVNRSAVAAGVLRTARSPQYRLTVTHGATTRTFTLDELHAMSQHTHRLPIACVEGWSVDAEWTGVVLADLVAAVGGTPDSDVRMISLEPPGPYSRTVLPARHARDPKTLIALRLNGETLDLDHGYPCRLIAPTRPGVLQTKWLSRIEVVS
- a CDS encoding class I SAM-dependent methyltransferase → MHGHLYDRALDGERCWIRDSDGRVQRLPVRRWLGGSRSDRRFDRTLVNLCSGPTIDLGCGPGRLVAGLVRRGVPALGVDQSMTAVEIARSSGVPVLCRDLFGPLPGTGRWHTALLADGNVGLGGDPWRVLQRAGELLRRGGECLAEFDTDVEGVETNWVRLESAHAVGPWFRWAWVGLDCAGRIAADVGLALRTVHSIGDRAVASLVAA
- a CDS encoding TIGR04282 family arsenosugar biosynthesis glycosyltransferase yields the protein MLAVTVLVVAKAPVPGLAKTRLAAGVGPDAAADIAAAALLDTLDAVAAAPVAQRVVALTGNLDDACHGREIADRLADFTVVAQRGDGFAERLVHAHGDAARSGLPVLQIGMDTPQVSAALLADCGRALLGADAVLGMACDGGWWVLGVHDAAAAACLHAVPMSRPQTGELTLAALRDIGLTVRLLPELADVDTVADIDGVRRACPPDSRFACITHGV
- a CDS encoding glycosyltransferase family 2 protein; translated protein: MATEPAAVTVVLPCLNEEQSLPSVLAAIPPGYQALVVDNNSTDRTADVARAHGARVVHEPRPGYGSAVHAGVVAARTPVVAVLDGDGSLDPAALPALVADLENGADMVIGRRRPVRGLRWPWHARLGTAAVCWRLRHRYGLPVHDIAPMRVVRRAALLDLGVTDRRSGYPLELLVRAARSGWRVVEHDVAYGPRTGGRSKVSGSLRGSLIAAVDFWRVL